A genomic window from Halorubrum trapanicum includes:
- a CDS encoding amino acid ABC transporter permease, which translates to MSGATRPRTVGERVADADPSAGRVLLVAAGALFWGWLVVSWVNRWLGGVVAPVGEPFVAPDAVESAFAAVPGLAAVAADAAFVVELTPVLAEGTWLTVVITGVSLVCGFFIAVPLAVARVYGRFSAWLSLGYTELLRGTPLLAQLFVLYYGLNLAASVPAALSGVFPRDVVWVAILGFTLNGAAYQAEYIRGAVESVDEGQITAGRAIGLSKLESIYYVVLPQALRYAIPSWTNEFVYLIKYSSLAGFITVPELYYRANQVATDTFRYTAVFLILGAMYLALVLTASKFMERVDDRVAIPGLGADRER; encoded by the coding sequence ATGTCGGGGGCGACGCGACCGCGGACGGTGGGCGAGCGCGTGGCCGACGCGGACCCGTCCGCGGGGAGGGTCCTTCTCGTCGCCGCCGGCGCGCTGTTCTGGGGCTGGCTCGTCGTCAGCTGGGTCAACCGATGGCTCGGCGGCGTCGTCGCCCCGGTCGGCGAGCCGTTCGTCGCACCGGACGCCGTCGAGAGCGCGTTCGCCGCGGTGCCGGGGCTCGCCGCGGTGGCGGCCGACGCCGCGTTCGTGGTGGAACTCACGCCCGTCCTCGCGGAGGGGACGTGGCTCACCGTGGTCATCACCGGCGTGAGCCTCGTCTGCGGCTTCTTCATCGCCGTGCCGCTGGCCGTCGCGCGGGTGTACGGGCGGTTCTCGGCGTGGCTCTCGCTGGGCTACACCGAGCTGTTACGCGGCACGCCCCTCCTCGCGCAGCTGTTCGTGCTCTACTACGGGCTGAACCTCGCGGCGTCGGTGCCCGCGGCGCTGTCCGGCGTGTTCCCGCGCGACGTGGTGTGGGTCGCGATCCTCGGGTTCACGCTCAACGGGGCCGCCTACCAGGCCGAGTACATCCGCGGCGCGGTCGAGAGCGTCGACGAGGGACAGATCACGGCCGGACGGGCGATCGGGCTCTCGAAGCTGGAGTCGATCTACTACGTGGTGCTCCCGCAGGCGCTCCGGTACGCGATCCCCTCGTGGACGAACGAGTTCGTCTACCTGATCAAGTACTCGTCGCTCGCGGGCTTCATCACGGTCCCGGAGCTGTACTACCGGGCCAACCAGGTCGCGACCGACACCTTCCGGTACACGGCCGTCTTCCTCATACTCGGGGCGATGTACCTCGCGCTGGTGCTAACGGCCTCGAAGTTCATGGAGCGCGTCGACGACCGCGTCGCGATCCCGGGACTCGGCGCCGACCGGGAGCGGTGA
- a CDS encoding zinc-dependent alcohol dehydrogenase family protein: protein MRAAILREHGEPLAVRKLPDPDPEADGVVVRVNACGVCRSDWHAWAGHGEWADDRVPRGQVLGHEPAGEVVAVGDEVDRFRPGDRVVVPFSLGDGTCPHCRRGAGNVCEDGRALGFEAAAPGAFAERVAVPAADYNLVKRPEWLGATAAAALGCRYMTAYHALAERTTVGGGDAVAVHGCGGVGLSAVQIAAALGARVIAVDVDGDALELAREFGADATVNPASLPEERSVPERIRALTDGGADVSMDALGIAETCRNSVRSLRPRGTHVQVGLTTDAERGEVSLPTDWMTRWEISFLGSRGMPPTSYPDLFALIEATGIDPGALVARELSLSEVSDRLAAMDEYEATGVEVVTDFEG from the coding sequence ATGCGCGCAGCGATCCTCCGGGAGCACGGCGAGCCGCTCGCGGTTCGCAAACTCCCAGACCCCGACCCCGAAGCCGACGGCGTCGTCGTCCGCGTGAACGCCTGCGGCGTCTGCCGCAGCGACTGGCACGCGTGGGCCGGCCACGGCGAGTGGGCGGACGACCGCGTCCCGCGCGGGCAGGTCCTCGGCCACGAGCCGGCCGGCGAGGTGGTTGCCGTCGGCGACGAGGTCGACCGGTTCCGCCCGGGCGACCGCGTGGTCGTCCCCTTCTCGCTCGGCGACGGCACCTGCCCGCACTGCCGCCGCGGGGCCGGCAACGTCTGCGAGGACGGCCGCGCGCTCGGGTTCGAGGCCGCCGCGCCGGGCGCGTTCGCGGAGCGAGTGGCTGTCCCGGCGGCCGACTATAACCTCGTCAAGCGCCCCGAGTGGCTCGGCGCGACCGCCGCCGCGGCGCTCGGCTGTCGGTACATGACCGCCTACCACGCCCTCGCCGAGCGGACGACCGTCGGCGGCGGCGACGCGGTCGCCGTCCACGGCTGCGGCGGCGTCGGGCTCTCCGCGGTCCAGATCGCCGCGGCGCTCGGCGCGCGCGTGATCGCGGTCGACGTCGACGGCGACGCCCTCGAACTCGCTCGCGAGTTCGGGGCCGACGCGACCGTGAACCCGGCGTCGCTGCCGGAGGAGCGATCCGTCCCCGAGCGGATCCGCGCCCTCACCGACGGCGGCGCCGACGTCTCGATGGACGCGCTGGGGATCGCGGAGACCTGCCGCAACTCCGTCCGGTCGCTGCGGCCGCGGGGAACGCACGTTCAGGTGGGGCTCACGACGGACGCCGAGCGCGGCGAGGTGTCGCTGCCGACGGACTGGATGACGCGGTGGGAGATCTCCTTCCTCGGCTCGCGCGGGATGCCGCCGACGAGCTACCCGGACCTGTTCGCGCTGATCGAGGCGACGGGGATCGACCCCGGCGCCCTCGTCGCCCGCGAGCTGTCGCTCTCGGAGGTCTCCGACCGGCTCGCGGCCATGGACGAGTACGAGGCGACGGGCGTGGAGGTCGTCACCGATTTCGAGGGGTGA
- a CDS encoding basic amino acid ABC transporter substrate-binding protein: protein MTRRTQADVSRRTYLKLTGGTAAVGATGLAGCLGESGGSMTITPGTAPGFPPFEMREDGELVGFDIDLLEAVVAETDYEIGEWATFDFDGLIPALTQNEEIDVIAAAMTITEGRQETIAFSDPYWESDQAILVREGGDFQPSGWADFEGTRVGAQSGTTGADEVEANLIDEGIIPEENFSTYDSYVLAVEDLSNENIDAVVVDNPVAETFAANRDVTIAFVEETGEQFGFGLRQGESELQSALNDGLATVRDDGTYQEITNTWFGQE from the coding sequence ATGACACGCCGCACCCAAGCCGACGTGAGCCGACGGACGTACCTGAAGCTGACCGGCGGAACGGCCGCCGTGGGAGCCACCGGCCTCGCCGGCTGTCTCGGCGAGAGCGGGGGCAGCATGACGATCACGCCCGGAACCGCACCCGGATTCCCGCCGTTCGAAATGCGGGAAGACGGCGAGCTGGTCGGGTTCGACATCGACCTGCTCGAAGCCGTCGTCGCCGAGACCGACTACGAGATCGGCGAGTGGGCCACCTTCGACTTCGACGGGCTCATTCCCGCGCTCACGCAGAACGAGGAGATCGACGTCATCGCGGCGGCGATGACGATCACCGAGGGCCGGCAGGAGACGATCGCCTTCTCCGACCCCTACTGGGAGTCCGATCAGGCGATCCTCGTGCGCGAGGGCGGCGACTTCCAGCCGTCGGGATGGGCGGACTTCGAGGGCACGCGCGTGGGGGCGCAGTCGGGGACGACCGGCGCGGACGAGGTGGAGGCGAACCTCATCGACGAGGGGATCATCCCGGAGGAGAACTTCTCGACGTACGACAGCTACGTCCTCGCGGTCGAGGACCTCTCGAACGAGAACATCGACGCAGTCGTCGTCGACAACCCCGTCGCGGAGACGTTCGCCGCGAACCGCGACGTGACGATCGCGTTCGTCGAGGAGACGGGCGAACAGTTCGGCTTCGGGCTCCGCCAGGGCGAGTCGGAGCTCCAGTCCGCGCTCAACGACGGGCTCGCGACCGTCCGCGACGACGGGACGTACCAAGAGATAACCAACACCTGGTTCGGGCAGGAGTAG
- a CDS encoding amino acid ABC transporter ATP-binding protein produces MTDGDFLRVSDVSKWYGDEQVLDEVSFEMDSGDVTVLIGPSGSGKSTMLRCVNRLAEAQEGSITLDGVGVLSPDTDVDELRREVGMVFQSFNLFAHLTAVGNVALGPRRVLGLSEDEARERAADQLERVGLADQLDSYPAELSGGQQQRVGIARALAMEPKLMLFDEPTSALDPELIGEVLEVMRSLVDEGMTMLVVTHEMSFARAVADEVVFLDDGRVVERGPPEQLFERPEKERTGRFLERIASHD; encoded by the coding sequence GTGACTGACGGCGACTTCCTCCGGGTGAGCGACGTCTCGAAGTGGTACGGCGACGAGCAGGTGCTCGACGAGGTCTCCTTCGAGATGGACAGCGGCGACGTGACCGTCCTGATCGGGCCGTCCGGCTCCGGCAAGTCGACGATGCTGCGCTGCGTCAACCGGCTCGCGGAGGCCCAGGAGGGGTCGATCACCCTCGACGGCGTGGGGGTGCTCTCGCCCGACACCGACGTCGACGAGCTCCGCCGCGAGGTCGGGATGGTGTTCCAGAGCTTCAACCTGTTCGCGCACCTGACCGCGGTCGGGAACGTCGCGCTCGGGCCACGGCGCGTGCTGGGCCTCTCCGAGGACGAGGCCCGCGAGCGCGCGGCGGACCAGCTGGAGCGCGTCGGGCTCGCCGACCAGCTCGACTCGTACCCGGCCGAGCTGTCCGGCGGCCAACAGCAGCGCGTGGGGATCGCCCGCGCGCTGGCGATGGAGCCGAAGCTCATGCTGTTCGACGAGCCGACGAGCGCGCTCGACCCCGAGCTCATCGGCGAGGTGTTGGAGGTGATGCGGTCCCTGGTCGACGAGGGGATGACGATGCTCGTCGTCACCCACGAGATGAGCTTCGCGCGGGCGGTCGCCGACGAGGTCGTGTTCTTAGACGACGGTCGGGTCGTCGAACGCGGCCCGCCGGAGCAGCTGTTCGAACGGCCCGAGAAAGAGCGGACCGGCCGCTTCCTCGAACGCATCGCGAGCCACGACTGA
- a CDS encoding RNA-guided pseudouridylation complex pseudouridine synthase subunit Cbf5 — MTDASDADADAPADGEGPLRAPPGERSVPELLRFGVVNLDKPAGPSSHQVSAWVRDAIDETLAALDPEGPPTGGVAHAGTLDPKVTGCLPTLTGDATRMAQVFLEGTKEYVAVLELHGPPPSDFEDVVSEFEDEIYQKPPRKSAVSRRLRTRTIRDLDVLEVDGRQALLRIRCESGTYVRKLCHDVGLATGVGAHMGHLRRTATDPFDDRDLHTLQDLVDALAWAEDGDDALLREVVRPAEDALTHLPSVTIARSAARSVATGAPVYAPGVIDVDDDAEAADNDTDGDPPLVACFTPDGTAVCLGRVVGDPDADGGTVVDLERVLL; from the coding sequence ATGACTGACGCCTCAGACGCCGACGCCGACGCTCCCGCCGACGGCGAGGGCCCCCTCAGAGCGCCTCCCGGCGAGCGGTCGGTGCCGGAGCTGCTCCGGTTCGGCGTCGTCAACCTCGACAAGCCGGCCGGCCCCTCCTCGCACCAGGTGTCGGCGTGGGTGCGGGACGCGATAGACGAGACGCTCGCGGCGCTCGATCCCGAGGGGCCACCGACCGGCGGCGTCGCCCACGCGGGCACGCTCGACCCGAAGGTCACCGGCTGTCTCCCGACGCTGACCGGCGACGCGACGCGCATGGCGCAGGTGTTCTTGGAGGGGACGAAGGAGTACGTCGCGGTCCTAGAGCTCCACGGGCCGCCCCCGTCTGACTTCGAGGACGTAGTCAGCGAGTTCGAGGACGAGATCTACCAGAAGCCGCCGCGGAAGAGCGCGGTGAGCCGGCGGCTCCGCACGCGGACGATCCGCGACCTCGACGTGCTGGAGGTCGACGGCCGACAGGCTCTCCTCCGGATCCGCTGCGAGTCGGGGACGTACGTGCGGAAGCTCTGTCACGACGTCGGGCTCGCGACGGGCGTCGGCGCGCACATGGGTCACCTCCGGCGCACCGCCACCGACCCGTTCGACGACCGCGACCTCCACACGCTTCAGGACCTCGTGGACGCGCTCGCGTGGGCCGAGGACGGCGACGACGCGCTCCTCCGCGAGGTGGTCCGCCCGGCGGAGGACGCCCTGACGCACCTCCCGTCGGTGACGATCGCGCGGTCGGCAGCGCGCAGCGTCGCGACCGGCGCGCCGGTGTACGCGCCCGGCGTGATCGACGTCGACGACGATGCCGAAGCGGCCGATAATGACACCGACGGCGACCCTCCCCTCGTCGCGTGTTTCACGCCGGACGGCACCGCGGTCTGTCTCGGGCGGGTCGTCGGCGATCCGGACGCCGACGGCGGGACCGTCGTCGACTTGGAGCGCGTTCTTTTATAA
- the cmk gene encoding (d)CMP kinase translates to MLITVSGPPGSGKSTNAVQLADALGLGHVSGGDIFREMAAERDMTPVEFNEFAEEDPQIDRDLDRRLREIAVERDDVVLESRLAGWLAADHADFRFWFDAPLSVRAERIAERESKDVDRARTETERREASERKRYEEYYNIDIEDLSIYDAAYNTARWGPERFLDVLVATVEAYDPDDDEGKAPVEGVVYDF, encoded by the coding sequence ATGTTGATCACCGTCTCCGGCCCGCCCGGCAGCGGGAAGAGCACCAACGCTGTCCAGCTGGCGGACGCGCTCGGTCTCGGGCACGTCTCCGGCGGCGACATCTTCCGCGAGATGGCGGCCGAACGCGACATGACCCCCGTCGAGTTCAACGAGTTCGCCGAGGAGGACCCCCAGATCGACCGCGACCTCGACCGCCGGCTCCGCGAGATCGCGGTCGAGCGCGACGACGTCGTCCTCGAATCGCGGCTCGCCGGCTGGCTCGCGGCCGACCACGCCGACTTCCGGTTCTGGTTCGACGCGCCGCTTTCAGTCCGCGCGGAGCGGATCGCGGAGCGCGAATCGAAGGACGTCGACCGCGCGCGAACGGAGACGGAGCGCCGCGAGGCCTCCGAGCGCAAGCGGTACGAGGAGTACTACAACATCGACATCGAGGACCTGTCGATCTACGACGCCGCGTACAACACCGCCCGCTGGGGCCCCGAACGGTTCCTCGACGTCCTCGTCGCCACCGTCGAGGCGTACGACCCCGACGACGACGAGGGGAAAGCGCCCGTCGAGGGCGTCGTGTACGACTTCTGA
- a CDS encoding amino acid ABC transporter permease: MSVAGSLAPIASGSLDSLGSAAGPTARGAVRSVGEPFDWWLVGDPADWWFVIRNVDYLAGGVLLTVGLTVASILLGFLVGFPAGAVEVYGGGLSKRLVETVGVVLRGTPIVVILLVIYFVVGLPQVNLGVGSISPAVSAGILGLGLRSAAYQSQIFRASLSSVDDGQLEAGRSVGLSRFEAIRYVVVPQALRRSIPGFQNEFTIVLKDTSIVFAIGLAELLTRGYDLFTQQTTAVLEVILFISGIYFVLTFTTNRALDYLGTRYAIPEGESA, from the coding sequence ATGTCGGTGGCGGGGTCGCTCGCGCCCATCGCGTCCGGGAGTCTCGACAGTCTGGGGTCTGCCGCGGGACCGACGGCGAGGGGCGCCGTTCGGTCGGTCGGCGAGCCGTTCGACTGGTGGCTGGTCGGTGATCCCGCGGACTGGTGGTTCGTCATCCGGAACGTCGACTACCTGGCCGGCGGCGTCCTGTTGACCGTCGGGCTCACCGTCGCGTCGATCCTGCTCGGGTTCCTCGTCGGCTTCCCGGCCGGCGCGGTGGAGGTGTACGGCGGTGGACTCTCGAAGCGGCTCGTGGAGACGGTCGGCGTCGTCCTCCGCGGGACCCCGATCGTCGTCATCCTCCTCGTGATCTACTTCGTCGTCGGCCTCCCACAGGTGAACCTCGGCGTGGGGTCGATCTCTCCCGCGGTCTCGGCGGGCATACTGGGGCTCGGGTTGCGGAGCGCGGCGTACCAGTCGCAGATATTCCGAGCGTCACTGTCAAGCGTCGACGACGGTCAGCTGGAGGCCGGCCGATCCGTCGGACTCTCGCGGTTCGAGGCGATCCGCTACGTCGTCGTCCCGCAGGCGCTCCGGCGGTCGATCCCGGGGTTCCAAAACGAGTTCACCATCGTGTTGAAGGACACGAGCATCGTCTTCGCGATCGGGCTCGCGGAGCTCCTGACCCGTGGGTACGACCTGTTCACGCAACAGACGACCGCGGTCCTCGAAGTCATCCTGTTCATCAGTGGCATCTACTTCGTCCTCACGTTCACGACGAACCGCGCGCTCGACTACCTCGGCACCCGCTACGCGATCCCGGAGGGGGAGTCGGCGTGA
- a CDS encoding type IV pilin, which produces MKPQNQSNSDDRAVSPVIGVILMVAITVILAAVIGTFVLGLGDQLGDTAPQASFTIDGNNTTHVNVTKTGGQTIDSADLTLSIDGERAGTSINDGEWQSGEQKSLDYLFASPSGEATVRIIHDPSGNVIFEETYDFN; this is translated from the coding sequence ATGAAACCACAGAACCAATCCAACTCGGACGACCGTGCGGTGAGCCCCGTTATCGGGGTCATCCTGATGGTCGCGATCACAGTCATCCTGGCGGCCGTCATCGGGACGTTCGTCCTCGGGCTGGGCGATCAGTTAGGCGACACCGCGCCGCAGGCGTCGTTCACCATTGACGGCAACAACACGACACACGTCAACGTGACAAAAACCGGCGGCCAGACGATCGACTCGGCCGATCTGACGCTCTCTATCGATGGTGAGAGGGCCGGAACTAGCATCAACGACGGCGAATGGCAGAGCGGAGAACAAAAATCACTGGACTACCTTTTCGCCAGCCCGAGCGGCGAGGCCACCGTTCGGATCATCCACGACCCGAGCGGGAACGTGATCTTCGAGGAGACGTACGACTTCAACTGA
- a CDS encoding succinylglutamate desuccinylase/aspartoacylase family protein, protein MDEPDEGEAAGGDGRIAIGSASAASGTLDRGRLSVAELPTGGAERLPVVVANGAEDGPTLWLTGGVHGDEATGVAVVQDAVAALGECLADLAGAVVAVPAVSPAGLRRNARETYYADEDPNRHFPDADAESARPPRLQERIDARLYAAITGEVPADAGKSADGSSESADDSREFAVETVGTNAAADALIDCHTAGVGSEPFAIRDRVLYGDRRSESEATALSEELGRLVDAFGLPVVREYPAAEYVEENLQRSTAGAVLNEAGIPAFTAELGAHSVVDDALLDAGVAGVFGVAVELGLLAAGDVPESVGAPGVGVDPAPVEFPVRRFRGPTTDDSGLVRHRVAAGDAFAEGDVLASVVDATGEERATVRADSDGYVLGRCEGLAVYEGDPIGSLAVRDDGDLVVPRDAEEE, encoded by the coding sequence ATGGACGAGCCGGACGAAGGCGAAGCCGCGGGCGGGGACGGACGGATAGCGATCGGAAGCGCGAGCGCCGCGTCGGGCACGCTCGACCGCGGCCGCCTCTCGGTCGCGGAGCTCCCGACGGGCGGTGCGGAGCGGCTTCCGGTCGTCGTCGCGAACGGCGCCGAGGACGGGCCCACGCTGTGGCTCACGGGCGGCGTTCACGGCGACGAGGCGACCGGCGTCGCGGTCGTTCAGGACGCGGTCGCGGCCCTCGGCGAGTGCCTCGCCGACCTCGCGGGCGCGGTCGTCGCGGTGCCCGCGGTCTCCCCCGCCGGACTCCGCCGGAACGCGCGGGAGACGTACTACGCCGACGAGGACCCGAACCGCCACTTCCCGGACGCCGACGCGGAGTCGGCGCGCCCGCCGAGGCTTCAGGAGCGGATCGACGCCCGCCTGTACGCCGCGATCACGGGCGAGGTGCCGGCCGACGCGGGCAAGTCCGCGGACGGGTCGAGCGAGTCCGCGGACGATTCGAGAGAGTTCGCCGTCGAGACGGTCGGGACGAACGCGGCCGCGGACGCGCTGATCGACTGCCACACCGCCGGCGTCGGCAGCGAGCCCTTCGCCATCCGCGACCGAGTCCTGTACGGCGACCGCCGCAGCGAGTCCGAGGCGACCGCGCTCTCCGAGGAGCTCGGCCGGCTGGTCGACGCGTTCGGCCTCCCGGTCGTCCGGGAGTATCCCGCGGCCGAGTACGTCGAGGAGAACCTCCAGCGGTCGACCGCTGGCGCCGTGCTCAACGAGGCCGGAATCCCGGCGTTCACCGCGGAGTTAGGCGCGCACAGCGTCGTCGACGACGCCCTCCTCGACGCGGGCGTCGCGGGCGTCTTCGGCGTCGCGGTCGAACTCGGGCTACTGGCCGCCGGCGACGTGCCCGAGTCGGTCGGCGCGCCCGGCGTCGGCGTCGACCCCGCGCCCGTCGAGTTCCCCGTGCGGCGCTTCCGCGGGCCGACGACCGACGACTCCGGCCTCGTCCGGCACCGCGTCGCGGCCGGCGACGCGTTCGCCGAGGGTGACGTGCTCGCGAGCGTGGTCGACGCCACGGGCGAGGAGCGCGCGACGGTCCGCGCCGACAGCGACGGCTACGTCCTCGGTCGGTGCGAGGGGCTGGCCGTCTACGAGGGCGACCCGATCGGCAGCCTCGCGGTGCGGGACGACGGCGACCTCGTGGTCCCGCGGGACGCCGAGGAGGAGTGA
- a CDS encoding replication factor C large subunit — protein MADWTEKYRPSTLSEVRGNDKARDAFAEWARSWDDHREAVVLHGSPGVGKTSAAHALANDMGWETVELNASDQRTADVIERSAGRAARNATLGGSAAGGGAAGGDTASRQLVILDEADNIHGNYDRGGASAITELVKESGQPIVLIANDYYDMSRGLRNATQEIEFRDVSARSIVPVLRDVCRKEGIEFESDALQRIAEGNRGDLRGAINDLQAATQGRDSIAVEDVVTGDRDKALGLFPFLDAVLKEESAEEALQSAYAVDETPDDLTRWIENNLLDVYEPAEAVRAYDFLANADVWLGRVRATQNYSYWRYATDNAAAGVAAARDGEKGGWTRYGRPQFWSSSDATADEVVGKIAAASGCSVATARREVLPFLQAVTHHCKPRELTVAMAAAYDLDEEGVAFVTGSGESTNKVASIVEDAQARRDELIEEHADGAFAFDGAAREGEEDDAAATDADHDPEGSGATAGGSDRSDSAEDSAAEGDSPNEDDSSTEDDDDQAGLTDFM, from the coding sequence ATGGCCGATTGGACGGAGAAGTACCGCCCGAGCACGCTCTCGGAGGTGCGCGGCAACGACAAGGCCCGCGACGCGTTCGCGGAGTGGGCCCGCTCGTGGGACGACCACCGCGAGGCGGTCGTCCTCCACGGGAGCCCGGGCGTCGGGAAGACGAGCGCGGCGCACGCGCTCGCGAACGACATGGGCTGGGAGACCGTCGAGCTCAACGCCTCCGACCAGCGCACCGCCGACGTCATCGAACGGTCCGCGGGACGGGCCGCGCGCAACGCCACCCTCGGCGGGAGCGCGGCGGGCGGCGGCGCGGCCGGCGGCGACACCGCCTCGCGCCAGCTCGTCATCTTAGACGAGGCGGACAACATCCACGGCAACTACGACCGCGGCGGCGCCTCGGCGATCACGGAGCTGGTCAAGGAGTCCGGCCAGCCCATCGTGCTCATCGCCAACGACTACTACGACATGTCGCGCGGGCTCCGGAACGCCACGCAGGAGATCGAGTTCCGCGACGTCTCCGCGCGCTCCATCGTCCCCGTCCTCCGGGACGTCTGCCGCAAGGAGGGGATCGAGTTCGAGTCGGACGCCCTCCAGCGGATCGCGGAGGGGAACCGCGGCGACCTCCGCGGCGCGATCAACGACCTCCAGGCCGCCACGCAGGGCCGCGACTCGATCGCGGTCGAGGACGTGGTCACCGGCGACCGCGACAAGGCGCTGGGGCTGTTCCCGTTCCTCGACGCGGTCCTCAAAGAGGAGTCCGCCGAGGAGGCGCTCCAGTCCGCGTACGCCGTCGACGAGACGCCGGACGACCTGACGCGGTGGATCGAGAACAACCTCCTCGACGTGTACGAGCCCGCCGAGGCGGTCCGCGCGTACGACTTCCTCGCGAACGCGGACGTGTGGCTCGGCCGCGTGCGCGCCACGCAGAACTACTCCTACTGGCGCTACGCGACCGACAACGCGGCCGCGGGCGTCGCGGCCGCCCGCGACGGCGAGAAGGGCGGGTGGACGCGGTACGGCCGCCCGCAGTTCTGGTCGTCGTCGGACGCGACCGCGGACGAGGTCGTCGGCAAGATCGCGGCCGCGAGCGGCTGTAGCGTCGCGACCGCTCGCCGCGAGGTGTTGCCGTTCCTCCAAGCGGTCACCCACCACTGCAAGCCCCGCGAGCTGACCGTCGCGATGGCGGCGGCGTACGACCTCGACGAGGAAGGGGTCGCCTTCGTCACCGGCTCCGGCGAGTCGACGAACAAGGTCGCCTCCATCGTCGAGGACGCGCAGGCACGGCGCGACGAGCTGATCGAGGAGCACGCGGACGGCGCCTTCGCGTTCGACGGCGCGGCTCGGGAAGGCGAGGAAGACGACGCGGCCGCGACCGATGCGGACCACGACCCGGAAGGCTCTGGAGCGACCGCGGGCGGGAGCGATCGAAGCGATTCGGCGGAGGACTCGGCCGCGGAGGGCGATTCACCGAACGAGGACGATTCCTCGACCGAGGACGACGACGATCAGGCGGGCCTAACCGACTTCATGTGA
- a CDS encoding PAS domain-containing sensor histidine kinase: protein MERRPGIAYRRPEGDPSRFVIEASGETRLNAPERPDGGWLDCVAGEDRDRLREALETGPVDVVYRVDAGGEPQWVHERGRTTEDGDVVGYLFLADDRVERRRRLERQRERLEEFASVVSHDLRNPLSVAVGNVELADELDGEASSERLDRALDALDRMDDLIGDLLTLAREGQTVQSTEPTDLQSVVESAWGTVGEPADAALVVDGALPTVPCDADRLRQALENLFRNAIEHGASEGDCSGAAGTGGESGSGDRVASGTSAPRAGSDADAAPTDPDDDAVCVRVGRTEDGFYVADDGPGIDPDQREAVFEPGHTTAPDGTGFGLAIVERIAEAHDWTVSVTEGREGGARFEFVVGESIGAAEASERDSDPNSTPVRGGGKP, encoded by the coding sequence ATGGAACGGCGACCCGGGATCGCCTACCGCCGCCCCGAGGGGGACCCCTCTCGGTTCGTGATCGAGGCGTCGGGAGAGACGCGGCTCAACGCGCCGGAGCGGCCGGACGGCGGCTGGCTCGACTGCGTGGCCGGCGAGGACCGCGACCGGCTCCGCGAGGCGCTGGAGACCGGCCCGGTCGATGTCGTGTACCGGGTCGACGCCGGCGGGGAGCCGCAGTGGGTCCACGAGCGCGGGCGGACGACCGAGGACGGCGACGTGGTCGGATACCTCTTCCTCGCGGACGACCGCGTGGAGCGACGGCGGCGGCTGGAGCGACAGCGGGAACGGCTCGAGGAGTTCGCGAGCGTCGTGAGCCACGACCTCCGGAACCCGCTCTCCGTCGCGGTCGGGAACGTCGAGCTGGCCGACGAGCTCGACGGCGAGGCGTCGAGCGAGCGGTTAGACCGCGCCCTCGACGCGCTCGACCGCATGGACGACCTCATCGGCGACCTCCTGACGCTGGCCCGGGAGGGGCAGACGGTCCAGTCGACGGAGCCGACCGACCTACAGTCGGTCGTCGAGAGCGCGTGGGGGACGGTCGGCGAGCCGGCCGACGCCGCACTCGTCGTCGACGGGGCGCTCCCGACGGTCCCGTGCGACGCCGACAGGCTCCGACAGGCCCTCGAGAACCTCTTTCGGAACGCGATCGAACACGGCGCGTCCGAGGGAGACTGCTCCGGCGCCGCGGGTACCGGTGGCGAGTCGGGATCGGGAGACCGGGTCGCATCCGGAACGTCGGCACCGCGTGCCGGTTCGGACGCCGACGCTGCCCCGACGGATCCCGACGACGACGCCGTCTGCGTCCGAGTCGGACGGACCGAGGACGGGTTCTACGTCGCGGACGACGGCCCGGGGATCGATCCCGACCAGCGGGAGGCCGTCTTCGAGCCGGGCCACACGACGGCGCCGGACGGCACCGGCTTCGGACTGGCGATCGTCGAGCGGATCGCGGAGGCGCACGACTGGACGGTGTCGGTAACGGAGGGCCGCGAGGGCGGCGCGCGGTTCGAGTTCGTCGTCGGCGAGTCGATCGGAGCCGCGGAGGCGAGCGAACGCGACTCCGACCCGAACTCGACTCCGGTCCGCGGCGGCGGGAAGCCCTGA